A genomic segment from Nicotiana tabacum cultivar K326 chromosome 7, ASM71507v2, whole genome shotgun sequence encodes:
- the LOC107774228 gene encoding protein LIFEGUARD 4-like, giving the protein MFKKGGAGGVDIESGGKGGAGGAQIYPGMTEDPKMRWAFIRKVYAIVCTQLLVTAVIATAMFFTPAVKDYMRTPFGFATLIVLIVIAFILCFFMGRYGRKHPWNYVLMTVFTLCLAFVVGAACAFKRGPTILTAAGLTVLITVSLTLYTFWAASRGMDFSFLGPFLFCASIVLIFFLLAQYILHLGREVRMVYSCLAALLFSAYIIYDTNNLIRNFTYDEYVIAAICLFGDIVNLFLALLGVVGE; this is encoded by the exons ATGTTCAAGAAGGGAGGAGCCGGTGGTGTGGACATTGAGTCCGGCGGCAAAGGCGGAGCCGGCGGTGCCCAGATATACCCCGGAATGACGGAAGATCCAAAGATGAGATGGGCATTTATCAGAAAAGTTTACGCGATTGTGTGCACGCAGCTTCTCGTCACCGCCGTGATTGCCACCGCCATGTTTTTCACTCCGGCCGTCAAAGATTACATGCGCACACCTTTTGGCTTCGCCACCTTGATTGTCCTTATTGTCATCGCTTTTATAC TTTGCTTCTTCATGGGTCGCTACGGAAGAAAACATCCATGGAACTATGTTCTTATGACAGTATTTACCCTGTGTCTGGCATTTGTTGTTGGAGCGGCATGCGCATTTAAAAGAG GGCCTACTATCTTGACGGCTGCTGGGCTGACAGTTCTTATAACTGTTAGCCTTACCCTCTACACATTTTGGGCTGCAAGCAGAGGCATGGACTTCAGCTTTCTTGGTCCTTTCTTGTTCTGTGCATCCATAGtcctcattttctttcttctagCCCAG TATATTCTTCATTTAGGACGGGAGGTACGGATGGTATATAGCTGTCTGGCGGCACTTCTATTCTCAGCTTATATCATATACGACACAAATAACTTAATCAGGAACTTCACCTACGATGAATATGTCATTGCAGCAATCTGCCTTTTCGGAGACATCGTCAACCTCTTCTTAGCTCTTCTTGGCGTCGTTGGTGAATGA